From a region of the Ovis aries strain OAR_USU_Benz2616 breed Rambouillet chromosome 2, ARS-UI_Ramb_v3.0, whole genome shotgun sequence genome:
- the CDC26 gene encoding anaphase-promoting complex subunit CDC26 gives MLRRKPTRLELKLDDIEEFESIRKDLETRKKQKEDVDIVGGSDGEGAIGLSGDPKSREQMINDRIGYKPQPKPNNRSSQFGNFEF, from the exons ATGCTGCGACGAAAACCAACCCGCCTGGAGCTGAAACTTGATGATATTGAGGAGTTTGAGAGCATTCGAAAGGACCTGGAG ACACgtaagaaacaaaaggaagatgTGGACATTGTAGGAGGCAGTGATGGAGAAGGTGCCATTGGACTCAGCGGTGATCCCAAGAGCCGGGAACAAATGATTAATGATCGAATTGGTTATAAACCCCAACCAAAGCCCAACAATCGTTCATCTCAATTTGGAAATTTTGAGTTTTAG